Part of the Periophthalmus magnuspinnatus isolate fPerMag1 chromosome 23, fPerMag1.2.pri, whole genome shotgun sequence genome, TCAGAACTATGGCCATTGGGTATGTTTAgttaagcattttgcatttccaaaatGCATTGTTCTTTGATTTACCAGTCTTTGTAGATGAAGATTTCCTTTTCAAATGGAAAGAAGTCTGTTCACCAAGTAAACCTTGTTTGAATCCAGTGGTGGTgatccaggacagaaaccaatgtttatccatgttcttcctTGAAAGATTCATGCGtcaggacagaaaccaaaagGAAGACAAAAGTCCATCTTCACTGTGTTCTGGACGACCACTCGTGGATCCCACTCTTCTGACACCATTACTGTTGTagaaaattacagttctagatgaaaagtaatccatttgagAAGCTCGGTGAattttgaaaaacagaaaaaaaaggtttattgtttgttacagcagatacagacaggacagggccctgGCCTACCCTGgacacagactggtagcctcccggcctctcccccagttcccccctcagtctaagtccaagtctcaaccccctgagcatctgagctctgactgttttataccagaatgacaatgctacacaTATTTGAAaccagagtgacttttgtttcacacccatatgataatgaacttttacacttagacaggtagaacagtgagtttcctgtgggatggagacagagcttcacacatgttaatgtctggtctgggtctgacagacacagatcaaatgcttttaaagacacaacatgaatactTAAATTTCCTCCACACTGGAGTCTGCGTACTGCAATTTGAGAACTCGGCAAACATAAATGTGACTTTACAGGTCATTTCTGGTCCAGCCCTGTTGGCTGCGCAGGCAGACCTAAAGTGGTGTGCAGACGTCGAATGTGCCTCTCCTGGCGTCTGCACTTCTGCTGGTTGCTCTTGAGTCGTTTGCGCAGATGCGccacctgctcctccagctgctcGATGCGTTTCTTCTGCCGCACAGAGTCCTCTGCAGTGTAGTTGTGGTCACATGACACTGCCACTGACTGGACATGTGACActggctcctccccctgctccccAGGGTTAGAGGGCAGGGGTAAATGCAACTCAGGTGGGAAAGACTCCAGGCACTCGTTCTAGGAACAGAAACCATTTAAGATGTTAGTGACTAAAAGGTTCaccatgtcacttttctggtgggtggtCTGAGATGAGAGTATGCTGAGGATGTGTGCGTAGTGGACGTGCGTCGTGGGCGGGTGtcgtgtgtagtggacgagtgtcgtgtgtgtgtgtgtagtggacgagtgtcgtgtgtgtgtgtagtggacgagtgtcgtgtgtgtgtgtgtgtagtggacgagcgtcgtgtgtgtgtgtagtggacgagtgtcgtgtgtgtgtgtagtggacgagtgtcgtgtgtgtgtgtgtagtggacgagtgtcgtgtgtgtgtgtagtggacgagtgtcgtgtgtgtgtgtagtggacgagtgtcgtgtgtgtgtgtagtggacgagtgtcgtgtgtgtgtgtgtagtggacgagtgtcgtgtgtgtgtgtgtagtggacgagtgtcgtgtgtgtgtgtagtggacgagtgtcgtgtgtgtgtgtagtggacgagtgtcgtgtgtgtgtgtgtagtggacgagtgtcgtgtgtgtgtgtgtagtggacgagtgtcgtgtgtgtgtgtgtagtggacgagtgtcgtgtgtgtgtgtgtagtggacgagtgtcgtgtgtgtgtagtggacgagtgtcgtgtgtgtgtgtgtagtggacgagtgtcgtgtgtgtgtgtagtggacgagtgtcgtgtgtgtgtgtagtggacgagtgtcgtgtgtgtgtgtagtggacgagtgtcgtgtgtgtgtgtagtggacgagtgtcgtgtgtgtgtgtagtggacgagtgtcgtgtgtgtgtgtgtagtggacgagtgtcgtgtgtgtgtgtagtggacgagtgtcgtgtgtgtgtgtagtggacgagtgtcgtgtgtgtgtgtagtggacgagtgtcgtgtgtgtgtgtagtggacgagtgtcgtgtgtgtgtgtgtagtggacgagtgtcgtgtgtgtgtgtgtagtggacgagtgtcgtgtgtgtgtgtgtagtggacgagtgtcgtgtgtgtgtgtgtagtggacgagtgtcgtgtgtgtgtgtgtagtggacgagtgtcgtgtgtgtgtgtgtagtggacgagtgtcgtgtgtgtgtgtgtagtggacgagtgtcgtgtgtgtgtgtgtagtggacgagtgtcgtgtgtgtgtgtagtggacgagtgtcgtgtgtgtgtgtgtagtggacgagtgtcgtgtgtgtgtgtgtagtggacgagtgtcgtgtgtgtgtgtagtggacgagtgtcgtgtgtgtgtgtgtagtggacgagtgtcgtgtgtgtgtgtagtggacgagtgtcgtgtgtgtgtgtagtggacgagtgtcgtgtgtgtgtgtagtggacgagtgtcgtgtgtgtgtagtggacgagtgtcgtgtgtgtgtgtagtggacgagtgtcgtgtgtgtgtgtagtggacgagtgtcgtgtgtgtgtgtagtggacgagtgtcgtgtgtgtgtgtgtagtggacgagtgtcgtgtgtgtgtgtagtggacgagtgtcgtgtgtgtgtagtggacgagtgtcgtgtgtgtagtggacgagtgtcgtgtgtgtgtgtgtagtggacgcgtgtcgtgtgtgtgtagtggacgcGTGTCGTGTTGTATGTCGTGTGCAGTGGACGTGCGAGCGActgttgtgtgtcatgtgtagtggacgagtgtcgtgtgtcgtgtgtagtggacgagtgttgtgtgttgtgtgtagtggacgagtgtcgtgtgtagtggacgagtgtcgtgtgtgtgtgtagtggacgagtgtcgtgtgtcgtgtgtaatggacgagtgtcgtgtgttgtgtgtagtggacgagcgtcgtgtgttgtgtgtagtggacgagtgtcgtgcgtgtagtggacgagtgtcgtgtgtgtgtgtagtggacgagcgtcgtgtgtgtgtgtagtggacgagcgtcgtgtgttgtgtgtagtggacgagtgtcgtgtgtgtgtagtggacgagtgtcgtgtgtgtgtgtgtgtgtagtggacgagtgtcgtgtgtgtagtggacgagtgtcgtgtgtgtgtagtggacgagtgtcgtgttGTATGTCGTGTGTAGTGGACGTGCGAGCGAgtgttgtgtgtcgtgtgtagtggacgagtgtcgtgtgttgtgtgtagtggacgagtgtcgtgtggagtggacgagtgtcgtgtgtgtgtgtagtggacgagtgtcgtgtgtagtggacgagtgtcgtgtgtgtgtgtagtggacgagtgtcgtgtgtcgtgtgtaatggacgagtgtcgtgtgttgtgtgtagtggacgagcgtcgtgtgttgtgtgtagtggacgagtgtcgtgtgttgtgtgtagtggacgagtgtcgtgcgtgtagtggacgagtgtcgtgtgtgtgtgtagtggacgagcgtcgtgtgtgtgtgtagtggacgagcgtcgagtgtcgtgtgtgtgtagtggacgagtgtcgtgtgtgtgtgtgtgtgtagtggacgagtgtcgtgtgtgtgtagtggacgagtgtcgtgttGTATGTCGTGTGTAGTGGACGTGCGAGCGAgtgttgtgtgtcgtgtgtagtggacgagtgtcgtgtgttgtgtgtagtggacgagtgtcgtgtggagtggacgagtgtcgtgtgtgtagtggacgagtgtcgtgttGTATGTCGTGTACAGTGGACGTGCGAGCGAgtgttgtgtgtcgtgtgtagtggacgagtgtcgtgtgtgtagtggacgagtgtcgtgtgtgtagtggacgagtgtcgtgtgttgtgtgtagtggacgagtgtcgtgtgttgtgtgtagtggacgagtgtcgtgtgtagtggacgagtgtcgtgtgtagtggacgagtgtcgtgtgttgtgtgtagtggacgagtgtcgtgtgttgtgtgtagtggacgagtgtcgtgtgtgtgtgtgtagtggacgagtgtcgtgtgtgtgtgtgtagtggacgagtgtcgtgtgtgtgtgtgtagtggacgagtgtcgtgtgttgtgtgtagtggacgagtgtcgtgtgtgtagtggacgagtgtcgtgtgtgtgtgtagtggacgagcgtcgtgtgtgtgtgtagtggacgagcgtcgtgtgttgtgtgtagtggacgagtgtcgtgtgtgtgtagtggacgagtgtcgtgtgtgtgtgtagtggacgagcgtcgtgtgtgtgtgtagtggacgagcgtcgtgtgttgtgtgtagtggacgagtgtcgtgtgtgtgtgtgtgtgtagtggacgagtgtcgtgtgtgtagtggacgagtgtcgtgtgtgtgtagtggacgagtgtcgtgttGTATGTCGTGTGTAGTGGACGTGCGAGCGAgtgttgtgtgtcgtgtgtagtggacgagtgtcgtgtgttgtgtgtagtggacgagtgtcgtgtggagtggacgagtgtcgtgtgtgtgtgtagtggacgagtgtcgtgtgtagtggacgagtgtcgtgtgtgtgtgtagtggacgagtgtcgtgtgtcgtgtgtaatggacgagtgtcgtgtgttgtgtgtagtggacgagcgtcgtgtgttgtgtgtagtggacgagcgtcgtgtgttgtgtgtagtggacgagtgtcgtgcgtgtagtggacgagtgtcgtgtgtgtgtgcagtggacgagcgtcgtgtgtgtgtgtagtggacgagcgtcgagtgtcgtgtgtgtgtagtggacgagtgtcgtgtgtgtgtgtgtgtgtagtggacgagtgtcgtgtgtgtagtggacgagtgtcgtgtgtgtgtagtggacgagtgtcgtgttGTATGTCGTGTGTAGTGGACGTGCGAGCGAgtgttgtgtgtcgtgtgtagtggacgagtgtcgtgtgttgtgtgtagtggacgagtgtcgtgtggagtggacgagtgtcgtgtgtgtagtggacgagtgtcgtgttGTATGTCGTGTACAGTGGACGTGCGAGCGAgtgttgtgtgtcgtgtgtagtggacgagtgtcgtgtgtgtagtggacgagtgtcgtgtgtgtagtggacgagtgtcgtgtgtgtagtggacgagtgtcgtgtgttgtgtgtagtggacgagtgtcgtgtgttgtgtgtagtggacgagtgtcgtgtgtagtggacgagtgtcgtgtgttgtgtgtagtggacgagtgtcgtgtgttgtgtgtagtggacgagtgtcgtgtgtgtgtgtgtagtggacgagtgtcgtgtgtgtgtgtgtagtggacgagtgtcgtgtgttgtgtgtagtggacgagtgtcgtgtgttgtgtgtagtggacgagtgtcgtgtgtcGTGGACGTGCGGGCGGGCGTTGTGTGTAGTGTCGTGTCGTGtagtgttgtgtgtagtgttgtgttgtgtgttgtgtaatgTTGTGCGGGCGGTGCTGTTTGCGCACCTTGATGCGCAGGCAGGAGAAGAAGACTGAGGGCACGGCGTGCTCCTTGAGGACGCGGTTGTTGCACTCCCTCTTGAAGCTGTCCCGGGTGAAGTGCTGGGAGCACAGGCTGCTGTACTTGGTCGGTCTGAAGTTGTCTCGTCTCATGGCTGAAACCCATTTGTCGCAGATGTCCGGTCGCGCCAAAGGGAACCTGCGCCATTACAACGTTTACCACATTTTgtgaaaacaaaaattaaaccaCAGTGGCACACATTTGTAGCTTTCATTTAGTAAAATATTTGACCAGTTTAGCGCAGGAAAACGTTGCTGGTGTGATTGGCAGATATGGGTTTAATAGTGGGTTTAATTCCTCTCCAGTAGACCTACCactgcaaaaacatccaacaaaAGGACATTCTCCAAACTAACTTGCTCGATGGTATAACAAAAGCAGAGTATGGTGCCTATAGGTTCTCTCATGGCAAACTATGTCCCGTCAAAGGAAATCTGTGGATATGATGTGAACGTGGCCACCTTTTTGCGCCAGTTGGTGCAGATGTGCGCAAGGAGGGTCAGATGCCCTCAGGTTCCACACTTTTCACTGGAGCCTGATGCCAACTGACCCGATGGGGACAGGAGAGGACTCACTTGTGGAATGAGATCTCTTTGTCTTTGTGGTAGCGGTTTTTACAGCCGTATGCGGAGCACGTCTGCACCATggctgtgtcctcctctgtgcaGTTCTCTGGTCAGTGcgtcaccctctcctcctcacagctccagAGCGCACATCACAGCGCGGGCAAAGCTCAGGGCATTGTTGTATCAGATCGGATTATATACCCATGTTTCAGAACTTCAATGCCCctaacaaacatggcggcttccACGCTCCTCTTCGCTCCCTTTCCTGCAGGTTGTGCACTGAGGCCGTGCACTGCTGCCCCCATCAGGTGGAGGGCTACACTACATCATAATAAACGATTTAAAAAAGCATGCACACATAACCTACATGCCCAAGTGGGTCTTTGGAGGGGggggaaaaacaacaaatgaaccACAAAAACCTCCACTGTCCAATCCACAGAATGAATGAAAAGCATTTCATATGAGAAAGTTCTACATTTGTGGATTAGGCatttatgggagattcactgttgaAAGAAATACATTCATaataatacacacacaacacaatatgGCCACAGAAATGTGCTATAATTGAAGTTGCAACAAAACAGAAAGTTTAtacttattgtttttttaaaaaaaaatgaatagttCAAGCTATAGCAAAGTGCTATGAGAAGTGAAAGGAGTGGAGACGCTCCAGAGCTCAGTGATGGACGGCCTTAACAGAGACGGCCTTGCTTTGGGGTGGAGAGGAGCGTGGCCATTGTGTAACACCATAACTCCTAACTGACCTAACTtttgtacaaacacatttttctcctTAATGCTGTGGACCCAAATCTTTAACTATTTCACCTTTAGATTTGTAGCAATATAAACGCAGAGAATTCATTAAAAGTTCATCAGTGttataatgaaatgaaaatggtCTCAAAGGTCTGAGCAGACATTGTAAAAGTAGCTCTCAAGGTCAGAGACTCGGTTCATGGTGGATAAAATAGCTTTATAATAGATGGAGATAGAACAAAGTACAATAACGACGATTTTGTGATATTACCTTGTCCTAACATTGTGGAGTGTAACATATTGAACTGATCCtttgcttaaatgtgtttagatcaggggtgtccaaactatggcccagggccaaatgtggccctcagaccaatttttattggccctcaggcc contains:
- the LOC117391473 gene encoding THAP domain-containing protein 1-like, with amino-acid sequence MVQTCSAYGCKNRYHKDKEISFHKFPLARPDICDKWVSAMRRDNFRPTKYSSLCSQHFTRDSFKRECNNRVLKEHAVPSVFFSCLRIKNECLESFPPELHLPLPSNPGEQGEEPVSHVQSVAVSCDHNYTAEDSVRQKKRIEQLEEQVAHLRKRLKSNQQKCRRQERHIRRLHTTLGLPAQPTGLDQK